In Deinococcus maricopensis DSM 21211, one genomic interval encodes:
- a CDS encoding MFS transporter, giving the protein MTVRADPYAALRFPEFRALLASGVASSFASRALAVVIGYQIYQLTKSPLALGWLGLVEAAPALGLALIGGHVADRRDRRRILLITRVIMLVTALMMAFVGGTSLAALYTLVFITGLARGFGDPASSAFETQVVPMGAFVNAGSWLGSAGQAAAMVGPAVGGFAFDLMGARGAYLMIAVLHAVSLVTLALIAPKPLPVMPGDPEPIGQSIRTGVQFVARDRVLVGSMALDLFAVLFGGAVALLPVFAHDILKVGATGLGFLVAAPSVGALLAMLWATRHPPLARAGLSLLLNIAGFGVSIIVFALSRSLWLSLVALALSGAFDGVSMVIRRAIVRLRTPDHLRGRVAAVSLLFIGSSNEIGAFESGVAANLLGTARSVWAGGIVTLLVVAATAGLVPELRHLSLIEPQDD; this is encoded by the coding sequence TTGACCGTCCGCGCTGACCCATACGCCGCCCTCCGTTTCCCCGAATTCCGCGCCTTGCTCGCCTCCGGCGTCGCGTCCAGCTTCGCCAGCCGCGCACTCGCCGTCGTCATCGGCTACCAGATCTACCAGCTCACCAAAAGTCCCCTGGCGCTCGGCTGGCTGGGCCTCGTCGAGGCGGCCCCCGCCCTCGGCCTCGCCCTGATCGGCGGGCACGTCGCGGACCGCCGCGACCGAAGGCGCATCCTGCTCATCACCCGCGTCATCATGCTCGTCACCGCCCTCATGATGGCCTTCGTGGGCGGCACCAGCCTCGCCGCGCTCTACACCCTGGTGTTCATCACCGGTCTCGCCCGCGGCTTCGGCGACCCCGCCAGCAGCGCCTTCGAAACGCAGGTCGTCCCCATGGGCGCGTTCGTGAACGCTGGCTCATGGCTGGGCAGTGCCGGTCAGGCCGCCGCCATGGTCGGCCCCGCCGTCGGCGGTTTCGCGTTCGACCTGATGGGCGCGCGCGGCGCGTACCTCATGATTGCCGTCCTGCACGCCGTCTCCCTGGTCACCCTCGCGCTCATCGCCCCGAAACCCCTTCCCGTCATGCCCGGCGACCCTGAACCCATCGGCCAGAGCATCCGCACCGGCGTGCAGTTCGTCGCCCGCGACCGCGTGCTCGTCGGCAGCATGGCCCTCGACTTGTTCGCCGTGCTGTTCGGCGGCGCCGTCGCGCTGCTCCCCGTGTTCGCGCACGACATCCTGAAGGTCGGCGCCACCGGCCTGGGTTTCCTGGTGGCCGCCCCGAGCGTCGGCGCGCTCCTCGCCATGCTGTGGGCCACGCGCCACCCGCCGCTCGCCCGCGCGGGCCTGTCGCTGCTGCTCAACATCGCCGGATTCGGCGTGAGCATCATCGTGTTCGCACTCTCCCGCTCCCTGTGGCTGAGCCTGGTCGCCCTCGCGCTGAGCGGCGCGTTCGACGGTGTCAGCATGGTCATCCGCCGCGCCATCGTCCGCCTGCGCACCCCCGACCACCTGCGCGGCCGCGTCGCCGCCGTGAGCCTGCTGTTTATCGGCAGCAGCAACGAAATCGGCGCGTTCGAGAGTGGCGTCGCCGCGAACCTGCTCGGCACGGCCCGCAGCGTCTGGGCGGGCGGCATCGTCACGCTGCTCGTCGTGGCCGCCACCGCCGGGCTCGTTCCGGAATTGCGGCACCTCAGCCTGATAGAACCCCAGGATGACTAA
- a CDS encoding acyl-CoA dehydrogenase C-terminal domain-containing protein, with protein sequence MPSYKAPLRDMRFIMHELLGAQDVLGAMPYYAENETHDASLLDQILDEAARFTENELQPLNQSGDQEGCTRHEDGSVTTPKGFKEAYKKYREAGWTALSADPQYGGQGLPHLVGNALVEMMNSANVAWSMYPGLSHGAYSALAAVGSDDLKATYLPKLVNGEWTGTMCLTEPHAGTDLGIIRTRARDNGDGTYAITGTKIFISAGEHDMADNILHLVLARLEGSPEGTKGISLFLVPKYLVNADGTLGERNTVVCGSIEHKMGIHGNATAVLNFDDAKGYLVGELNKGMNHMFIMMNAARLGTGLQGLGIGEVAYQNAVAYAKDRLQMRAPQRVRPDEAADPIIVHPDVRRMLLTAKAYTEAGRALAMWLALSLDVEHHHPDDAKRKEAGDLVALLTPIAKAFMTDNGFQSAVLAQQVFGGHGYIQEWGMEQFVRDARIGQIYEGTNGIQALDLIGRKVLMDGGRKLQKLAGMLETFLEENEGNEDLAPYLDTLSRAAQQVGTLTMVVGQKAMQNPDEANAVAVDYLRYVGHVTYAYLWARMAKIALDKQGDDKTGFYAAKLATAKFYFEKLFPETKALSATIKAGNDALAVDEAIFNF encoded by the coding sequence ATGCCCAGTTACAAAGCACCGCTGCGCGACATGCGCTTCATCATGCACGAACTCCTCGGCGCCCAGGACGTCCTCGGGGCCATGCCCTACTACGCCGAGAACGAGACGCACGACGCCAGCCTCCTCGACCAGATCCTCGACGAAGCCGCCCGCTTCACCGAGAACGAACTGCAGCCCCTCAACCAGAGCGGCGACCAGGAAGGCTGCACCCGCCACGAGGACGGCAGCGTCACCACGCCCAAAGGCTTCAAGGAAGCGTACAAGAAGTACCGCGAAGCCGGCTGGACGGCCCTCAGCGCCGACCCGCAGTACGGCGGCCAGGGCCTCCCCCACCTCGTCGGCAACGCCCTCGTCGAAATGATGAACAGCGCCAACGTCGCCTGGTCTATGTACCCCGGCCTCAGCCACGGCGCCTACAGCGCCCTCGCCGCCGTCGGCAGCGACGACCTCAAGGCCACCTACCTGCCCAAACTCGTGAACGGCGAGTGGACCGGCACCATGTGCCTCACCGAACCGCACGCCGGCACCGACCTCGGCATCATCCGCACCCGCGCGCGCGACAACGGCGACGGCACCTACGCCATCACCGGCACCAAAATCTTCATCAGCGCCGGCGAGCACGACATGGCGGACAACATCCTCCACCTCGTCCTCGCGCGCCTCGAAGGCAGCCCCGAAGGCACCAAGGGCATCAGCCTGTTCCTCGTGCCCAAGTACCTCGTGAACGCCGACGGCACCCTCGGCGAACGCAACACCGTCGTGTGCGGCAGCATCGAGCACAAGATGGGCATCCACGGCAACGCCACCGCCGTGCTGAACTTCGACGACGCCAAAGGCTACCTCGTCGGCGAACTCAACAAGGGAATGAACCACATGTTCATCATGATGAACGCCGCCCGCCTCGGCACCGGCCTGCAGGGCCTCGGCATCGGCGAAGTCGCCTACCAGAACGCCGTCGCATACGCCAAGGACCGCCTCCAGATGCGCGCCCCGCAACGCGTCCGCCCCGACGAGGCCGCCGACCCCATCATCGTGCACCCCGACGTGCGCCGCATGCTCCTCACCGCCAAGGCGTACACCGAAGCGGGCCGCGCCCTCGCCATGTGGCTCGCGCTCAGCCTCGACGTGGAACACCACCACCCCGACGACGCCAAACGCAAGGAAGCCGGCGACCTCGTCGCGCTCCTCACGCCCATTGCCAAGGCGTTCATGACCGACAACGGCTTCCAGAGCGCCGTCCTCGCCCAGCAGGTCTTCGGCGGTCACGGCTACATCCAGGAATGGGGCATGGAGCAGTTCGTCCGCGACGCCCGCATCGGCCAGATCTACGAAGGCACCAACGGCATCCAGGCACTCGACCTGATCGGCCGCAAGGTCCTCATGGACGGCGGCCGCAAACTCCAGAAACTCGCGGGCATGCTCGAAACGTTCCTGGAAGAAAACGAAGGCAACGAGGACCTCGCCCCGTACCTCGACACCCTCAGCCGCGCCGCGCAGCAGGTCGGCACGCTCACCATGGTCGTCGGCCAGAAAGCCATGCAGAACCCCGACGAAGCCAACGCCGTCGCCGTCGACTACCTGCGCTACGTCGGCCACGTCACCTACGCGTACCTCTGGGCGCGCATGGCGAAAATCGCCCTCGACAAGCAAGGCGACGACAAGACCGGCTTCTACGCCGCGAAGCTCGCCACCGCGAAGTTCTACTTCGAGAAGCTCTTCCCCGAAACCAAGGCGCTGAGCGCCACAATCAAGGCCGGGAACGACGCCCTCGCCGTCGACGAAGCCATCTTCAACTTCTGA
- the speA gene encoding biosynthetic arginine decarboxylase — MKTTPYSTTDAAELYGIPSWSGGWFRVNDKGHVDATPAPGLHATLRDVIDELVQERGESLPVILRFPQILAGRVRQLNEAFRKAIQEYGYTGNYQGVFPIKVNQRRMVVETIAQAGYDYAHGLEAGSKAELALCLAQDMHPNALLCCNGFKDDGFIKLALWGRTLGKNVVITIEKYSELDRILKQARALGVKPAIGVRFKLHARGSGMWEESGGDQAKFGLNAYELLRVVERLREEDMLDSLVMLHTHIGSQITDIRRVKVAVREATQVYAGLVADGVPLKYLNVGGGLGVDYDGSKTTFYVSTNYTMQEYASDIVYTVQETCKAREVAEPTIVSESGRALTAHHAVLIVPVVDVTGPTLDVQAIPPAQEGQHQVVTDMEEILGNISGRNYREMYNDAVGDKQTLHNLFDLGYVNLYDRARGEALFNAILRKVSRQLIGEKYVPDELEDLQKVLADKYICNFSLFQSLPDNWAIGALFPITPLSRLNEEPTRQGTLVDITCDSDGKIEKFIDLRDVKATLPLHALDGDPYYLGFFLMGAYQDVLGSAHNLFGKVSEAHVTARPGGKYHIDLFVRGQKARRMIESMGYEEAMLRESIQEQSAKARKGGTLDPLQEHELLEDYDEELLGYTYLEYENE, encoded by the coding sequence TTGAAAACCACCCCGTACTCCACCACCGACGCTGCTGAACTCTACGGAATCCCCTCCTGGAGTGGCGGATGGTTCCGCGTCAACGACAAAGGCCACGTAGACGCCACCCCCGCCCCCGGCCTGCACGCTACCCTCCGCGACGTCATCGACGAACTCGTGCAGGAACGCGGCGAGAGCCTCCCCGTCATCCTCCGCTTCCCGCAGATCCTCGCCGGTCGCGTCCGCCAGCTCAACGAAGCCTTCCGCAAAGCTATTCAGGAATACGGCTACACCGGTAACTACCAGGGCGTGTTCCCCATCAAGGTCAACCAGCGTCGCATGGTCGTCGAAACCATCGCGCAGGCCGGGTACGACTACGCGCACGGCCTCGAAGCCGGCAGCAAAGCCGAACTCGCGCTGTGCCTCGCGCAGGACATGCACCCGAACGCCCTGCTGTGCTGCAACGGCTTCAAGGACGACGGCTTCATCAAGCTCGCCCTGTGGGGCCGCACGCTCGGTAAGAACGTCGTCATCACCATCGAGAAGTACAGCGAACTCGACCGCATCCTCAAGCAGGCCCGCGCGCTCGGCGTGAAACCCGCCATCGGCGTGCGCTTCAAACTGCACGCGCGCGGCAGCGGCATGTGGGAAGAGTCCGGCGGGGACCAGGCGAAATTCGGCCTGAACGCCTACGAACTGCTGCGCGTCGTCGAACGCCTCCGCGAAGAGGACATGCTCGACAGCCTCGTCATGCTGCACACGCACATCGGCAGCCAGATCACCGACATCCGCCGCGTCAAGGTCGCCGTACGCGAAGCGACGCAGGTGTACGCCGGCCTCGTCGCCGACGGCGTGCCCCTCAAGTACCTGAACGTCGGCGGCGGCCTCGGCGTCGACTACGACGGCAGCAAAACCACCTTCTACGTCAGCACGAACTACACCATGCAGGAGTACGCCTCCGACATCGTGTACACCGTGCAGGAAACCTGCAAGGCCCGCGAAGTCGCCGAACCCACCATCGTCAGCGAATCCGGCCGCGCCCTCACCGCGCACCACGCCGTCCTGATCGTTCCCGTCGTCGACGTCACCGGCCCCACCCTCGACGTGCAGGCCATCCCGCCCGCCCAGGAAGGCCAGCACCAGGTCGTCACCGACATGGAAGAAATCCTCGGGAACATCAGCGGCCGCAACTACCGCGAGATGTACAACGACGCCGTCGGCGACAAGCAGACGCTCCACAACCTCTTCGACCTTGGCTACGTCAACCTCTACGACCGCGCGCGCGGCGAAGCGCTCTTCAACGCCATCCTCCGCAAGGTCAGCCGCCAGCTCATCGGCGAGAAGTACGTCCCCGACGAGCTCGAAGACCTCCAGAAGGTCCTCGCGGACAAGTACATCTGCAACTTCAGCCTGTTCCAGAGCCTCCCAGACAACTGGGCGATCGGCGCGCTGTTCCCCATCACGCCCCTGTCGCGCCTGAACGAGGAACCCACCCGCCAGGGCACCCTCGTGGACATCACCTGCGACAGCGACGGCAAAATCGAGAAGTTCATCGACCTGCGCGACGTCAAAGCCACCCTGCCCCTCCACGCCCTGGACGGCGACCCGTACTACCTCGGGTTCTTCCTGATGGGCGCGTACCAGGACGTGCTCGGCAGCGCCCACAACCTCTTCGGGAAGGTCAGCGAAGCGCACGTGACCGCCCGCCCCGGCGGGAAGTACCACATCGACCTGTTCGTGCGCGGTCAGAAAGCCCGCCGCATGATCGAATCCATGGGCTACGAGGAAGCCATGCTGCGCGAAAGCATCCAGGAGCAGAGCGCCAAGGCCCGCAAGGGCGGCACCCTCGACCCCCTCCAGGAACACGAACTGCTCGAGGACTACGACGAGGAACTCCTCGGGTACACGTACCTCGAATACGAAAACGAGTAA
- a CDS encoding transcriptional regulator domain-containing protein, with product MYKLQILGHVHLTADGQPVPLSAKAHALLTYLTLERGSHHREFIADLLWDTPEALANLRVELTRLRQKRLPFFPARTPMLHVNCPTDLHTWLQEADHVSDDAVPQWLAALRGTPLSGLEDLGSAEFRDWVELQRQHLGTHLERALGRVYTRLAQAGHTTHLDLIRARADRLGLDLTASTPTPAPSPTSAAPVALPSALAPLHAALIGAANAARHAPQLLLLGARLGSGERQHLDATFSGTEWSVIHMHANSSPLLFMTALTHQLARLCPPELQERLLGAVGGGSHQHDLQRVASLFTAARRPLVLVIHTPQPDQTLVNDGVRFALELPVPLLIVLTATSALGLDALRDALGPMDLSRVHRVDVPPLSVRDVRAMLEARGSAHDPDALHARAARINQQAEGWPLHVEALMDGPDPRLRLPLPPVVRDTLLGDLAHQTPRLRRHLALWSLVYSSLNAELADELTRTLGGDGGLDTFAQAVALGLLQQATPQETLRLDTFTYRTSDLDTHFGFAHEPLRTALAGTLTSSERRELRAHLARHYLSTHPALARLYAEHAGLTDLAAQARAALPPAEVPQAHAAPHQLTPPPRPRDTARRETRTPNGYRVALDGGHLEVSRYGRYAPAPTLRLSGPPVRGGAWHLTARIDAFSSAPDLEGAPHMYPLALRTAPDARVVYSTQPFAPFTEDGVTHTFGGLVPEGRWFTLSGHGDPGTLELTVRALDVALSVAQFTWSGADVL from the coding sequence GTGTACAAGCTGCAAATCCTCGGCCACGTCCACCTGACCGCCGACGGCCAGCCCGTCCCGCTGTCCGCCAAAGCCCACGCGCTCCTCACGTACCTCACGCTCGAGCGCGGCTCACACCACCGCGAATTCATCGCCGACCTCCTCTGGGACACCCCCGAGGCGCTCGCGAACCTGCGCGTCGAACTCACCCGCCTGCGCCAGAAGCGCCTCCCGTTCTTCCCGGCGCGCACGCCCATGCTGCACGTCAACTGCCCCACCGACCTGCACACCTGGCTGCAGGAAGCCGACCACGTCTCCGACGACGCCGTTCCCCAATGGCTCGCGGCGCTGCGCGGCACGCCCCTGAGCGGCCTGGAGGACCTCGGGTCCGCCGAGTTCCGCGACTGGGTGGAACTGCAGCGCCAGCACCTCGGCACGCACCTCGAACGGGCCCTCGGGCGCGTCTACACGCGCCTCGCGCAGGCCGGGCACACCACGCACCTCGACCTGATCCGCGCGCGCGCCGACCGGCTCGGCCTGGACCTCACCGCGTCCACGCCCACGCCCGCCCCCAGCCCCACCAGCGCCGCGCCCGTCGCGCTGCCCAGCGCGCTCGCGCCCCTGCACGCCGCCCTGATCGGCGCCGCGAACGCCGCGCGGCACGCGCCGCAACTGCTGCTGCTCGGCGCGCGCCTCGGGTCCGGCGAGCGGCAGCACCTCGACGCGACATTCAGCGGCACCGAATGGAGCGTCATCCACATGCACGCGAACAGCAGCCCGCTGCTGTTCATGACGGCCCTCACGCACCAGCTCGCGCGGCTGTGCCCACCGGAACTGCAGGAACGCCTGCTCGGCGCGGTCGGCGGCGGCAGCCACCAGCACGACCTGCAGCGCGTCGCGAGCCTGTTCACGGCCGCACGACGACCGCTGGTGCTGGTCATCCACACGCCGCAGCCGGACCAGACGCTCGTGAACGACGGCGTCCGCTTCGCCCTGGAACTGCCGGTGCCGCTGCTGATCGTCCTCACCGCCACGTCCGCGCTCGGCCTCGACGCCCTGCGCGACGCGCTCGGCCCGATGGACCTCTCACGCGTGCACCGCGTGGACGTGCCGCCCCTCAGCGTCCGCGACGTACGCGCCATGCTTGAGGCGCGCGGCAGCGCGCATGATCCGGACGCCCTGCATGCCCGCGCCGCCCGCATCAACCAGCAGGCCGAAGGGTGGCCGCTCCACGTCGAGGCGCTCATGGACGGCCCCGACCCCCGCCTGCGGCTGCCGCTCCCGCCCGTCGTGCGCGACACCCTCCTCGGCGACCTCGCGCACCAGACGCCGCGCCTGCGCCGCCACCTCGCGCTTTGGAGCCTGGTGTACAGCAGCCTCAACGCCGAACTCGCCGACGAACTCACCCGCACCCTGGGTGGCGACGGCGGCCTCGACACCTTCGCGCAGGCCGTCGCGCTCGGACTGCTGCAACAGGCCACGCCGCAGGAGACGCTGCGTCTCGACACCTTCACGTACCGCACCAGCGACCTCGACACGCACTTCGGCTTCGCGCACGAACCGCTCCGCACCGCCCTCGCCGGGACGCTCACCAGCAGCGAACGCCGCGAACTGCGCGCGCACCTCGCCCGCCACTACCTCAGCACGCACCCGGCCCTCGCGCGCCTGTACGCCGAACACGCGGGCCTCACGGACCTCGCCGCGCAGGCCCGCGCGGCCCTCCCACCCGCCGAGGTCCCGCAAGCGCACGCGGCCCCGCACCAGCTCACGCCACCCCCACGCCCGCGGGACACCGCGCGCCGCGAAACGCGCACCCCAAACGGCTACCGCGTGGCCCTCGACGGCGGGCACCTTGAGGTGAGCCGATACGGGCGGTACGCGCCCGCGCCGACCCTGCGCCTCAGCGGCCCCCCCGTGCGTGGCGGCGCGTGGCACCTCACCGCCCGCATCGACGCGTTCAGCAGCGCCCCCGACCTGGAAGGCGCGCCGCACATGTACCCGCTCGCGCTGCGCACTGCCCCAGATGCGCGCGTCGTGTACTCCACGCAGCCATTCGCGCCATTCACCGAGGACGGCGTCACGCACACCTTCGGCGGCCTCGTCCCCGAAGGCCGCTGGTTCACGCTCAGCGGGCACGGCGATCCCGGCACGCTGGAACTCACGGTGCGCGCCCTGGACGTCGCCCTCAGCGTCGCGCAGTTCACCTGGTCAGGCGCAGACGTCCTCTAA
- a CDS encoding diguanylate cyclase — protein MPTADAPLIVTGAPAWRARIADTLRDAGLPTPDTPTPTAALSRPGVLITDPGTLARLTPNAGRATLALVRLERDLARALDLGADDAELESASPAALRARVHAACALAAARAHRPTPLHDEPTGAYRADVFDLALARDLATAERLGLPLSLVCVAPRDHAPDAAAVTALKRVVRRRTDLIGASDTHLSVLLPHTPHADALRLARDMREALRALPATRGRRVTYGIGVATTVEDDAARLTERALAGCRASQGARGHVNGDKPR, from the coding sequence GTGCCCACCGCCGACGCTCCACTCATCGTCACCGGCGCGCCCGCGTGGCGCGCCCGCATCGCCGATACCCTGCGCGACGCGGGCCTCCCCACCCCCGATACCCCCACCCCCACTGCCGCCCTCAGCCGCCCCGGCGTCCTGATCACGGACCCCGGCACCCTCGCGCGCCTCACGCCGAACGCCGGCCGCGCCACCCTCGCGCTCGTGCGCCTCGAACGGGACCTCGCACGCGCCCTCGACCTCGGCGCGGACGATGCGGAACTTGAAAGCGCCTCGCCTGCCGCGCTGCGCGCCCGCGTGCATGCCGCCTGCGCCCTCGCTGCCGCCCGCGCGCACCGGCCCACGCCGCTGCACGACGAACCCACCGGCGCATACCGCGCCGACGTGTTCGACTTGGCGCTCGCCCGTGACCTCGCCACCGCCGAACGCCTCGGGCTGCCACTCAGCCTCGTGTGCGTCGCCCCGCGCGACCACGCGCCGGACGCGGCGGCCGTCACGGCCCTCAAGCGCGTCGTGCGCCGCCGCACCGACCTGATTGGCGCGTCCGACACGCACCTCAGCGTGCTGCTGCCGCACACGCCGCACGCCGACGCGCTCCGCCTCGCGCGCGACATGCGCGAAGCCCTCCGCGCCCTCCCCGCCACGCGGGGCCGCCGCGTCACGTACGGCATCGGCGTCGCCACCACTGTCGAGGACGACGCCGCGCGCCTCACGGAACGCGCCCTCGCGGGCTGCCGCGCCTCGCAGGGCGCGCGCGGGCACGTGAACGGCGACAAGCCCCGCTGA
- a CDS encoding molybdopterin-dependent oxidoreductase, with product MSTALDGTHYRACNLCEAICGLILTVQDGRVTSVRGDPDDPLSRGHICPKGAALPDIHADPRRLKRPLRRDGDTWTELGWDEALDYVATRLRDVQTQHGQDSVAVYQGNPSVHNSGTMLSSGGLWRALGTRQRYSATSVDQLPHHYAAWQMFGHPLLLPIPDVDRTHFFLILGGNPLASNGSIMTAPGMRARLKALRARGGRVVVVDPRRTETADVADLHVPIRPGTDALLLLALLHVIFEENLDQGGRTAAFTDGLPELRRASAPFTPERVADRTGVDAATIRNLARDFAAASHAVAYGRMGVSTQAFGGLCQWLVNALNVVTGNLDREGGAMFPTPAFDTLARVRKGEQVMGRWHTRVRALPEFDGELPVAALAEEILTPGEGQVHAVITSCGNPVLSTPNGAQLKRALGTLDFMVSIDIYLNETTRHAHVILPPATGLETEHYDVIFHHFAVRNTARFNAPVLPIGEDQRFDHQIFEGLRTRLAGNDARPASTPTERLDFGLRHGPYRTSLEELRTHPHGIDYGPLQPRLPERLATTDGRVHLAPPPLLADLARLEVTLHNDPPELLLIGRRQLRRNNSWMHGVQRLTRGPATCTLQLHPHDAARLGVHNGQHVRVASRVGAVTVPAEITDRVMPGVVSLPHGYGPAHGQQSGASANDLTDPDTLDTLTGNAVLNGLPVQLTALAPT from the coding sequence GTGAGCACCGCGCTGGACGGCACGCATTACCGCGCGTGTAACCTGTGCGAGGCCATCTGCGGCCTGATCCTCACCGTGCAGGACGGACGCGTCACGAGCGTGCGCGGCGACCCGGACGATCCCCTGTCGCGCGGGCACATCTGCCCGAAAGGCGCGGCGCTGCCGGACATTCACGCCGACCCGCGCCGCCTGAAAAGACCCCTGCGGCGCGACGGCGACACCTGGACGGAACTCGGCTGGGACGAAGCGCTGGACTACGTCGCCACCCGCCTGCGCGACGTGCAGACCCAACACGGGCAGGACAGCGTCGCGGTCTACCAGGGCAACCCGAGCGTGCACAACAGCGGCACCATGCTGAGTTCCGGCGGGCTGTGGCGTGCGCTCGGCACCCGCCAGCGCTACAGCGCCACCAGCGTGGATCAACTGCCGCACCACTACGCGGCGTGGCAGATGTTCGGGCACCCACTGCTGCTGCCCATCCCGGACGTGGACCGCACGCACTTCTTCCTGATTCTGGGCGGGAACCCGCTCGCCTCCAACGGAAGCATCATGACGGCGCCCGGCATGCGCGCCCGCCTCAAGGCGCTCCGCGCCCGCGGCGGACGCGTGGTCGTCGTGGACCCCCGCCGCACCGAAACGGCAGACGTGGCGGACCTGCACGTGCCCATCCGCCCGGGCACGGACGCGCTGCTGCTCCTCGCGCTGCTGCACGTGATCTTCGAGGAAAACCTCGACCAGGGGGGCCGGACCGCCGCCTTCACCGATGGCCTTCCGGAGCTGCGCCGCGCCAGCGCCCCCTTCACGCCGGAACGCGTCGCCGACCGCACCGGCGTGGACGCCGCCACCATCCGTAATCTCGCGCGGGACTTTGCCGCAGCCTCGCACGCCGTGGCGTACGGCCGCATGGGCGTCAGCACGCAGGCCTTCGGCGGGTTGTGCCAGTGGCTTGTGAACGCCCTCAACGTCGTGACCGGCAACTTGGACCGCGAGGGCGGCGCGATGTTCCCCACCCCCGCGTTCGACACGCTCGCCCGCGTCCGCAAAGGCGAGCAGGTCATGGGCCGCTGGCACACCCGCGTCCGCGCCCTGCCTGAATTCGACGGGGAACTGCCCGTCGCGGCCCTCGCGGAAGAAATCCTCACGCCCGGCGAAGGCCAGGTCCACGCGGTCATCACGAGCTGCGGCAACCCGGTGCTCAGCACCCCGAACGGCGCCCAGCTCAAGCGGGCGCTCGGCACGCTCGACTTCATGGTGAGCATCGACATCTACCTGAATGAAACGACCCGCCACGCGCACGTCATCCTGCCGCCCGCGACCGGCCTGGAAACCGAACACTACGACGTGATCTTCCACCACTTCGCGGTCCGGAACACCGCCCGCTTCAACGCGCCCGTGCTGCCCATCGGGGAAGACCAGCGCTTCGACCACCAGATTTTCGAGGGCCTACGCACCCGTCTCGCCGGCAACGATGCCCGCCCCGCCAGCACGCCCACCGAACGCCTCGACTTCGGCCTGCGGCACGGCCCGTACCGCACCAGCCTGGAGGAACTGCGCACCCATCCACACGGCATCGACTACGGCCCGCTGCAACCACGCCTGCCTGAACGGCTCGCCACGACGGACGGCCGCGTGCACCTCGCGCCCCCGCCCCTCCTCGCGGACCTCGCCCGCCTGGAAGTCACCCTCCACAACGACCCCCCGGAACTGCTGCTGATCGGGCGGCGGCAACTGCGCCGCAACAACTCCTGGATGCACGGCGTGCAGCGCCTCACCCGCGGACCAGCCACCTGCACCCTGCAACTCCACCCGCACGACGCCGCGCGGCTGGGCGTGCATAACGGACAGCACGTGCGCGTCGCGTCACGCGTGGGTGCCGTGACCGTCCCGGCCGAAATCACCGACCGCGTGATGCCGGGTGTGGTCAGTCTGCCCCACGGGTACGGACCGGCACACGGCCAGCAAAGCGGCGCGAGTGCCAACGACCTGACCGACCCGGACACCCTCGACACCCTGACCGGCAACGCCGTACTGAACGGCCTGCCCGTGCAGCTCACGGCACTCGCACCAACCTGA
- a CDS encoding aldo/keto reductase, which yields MERRTFGTTGLTVSVLGLGAGQVGADDVSDADAERLLHRALDLGVTLIDTARGYGRSEERIGRFLSGRRDEFVLSTKGGYGVDGVPDWTPECLRLGIERALRTLRTDVIDVFHLHSCPLDTLQRDDLLGALDAARDAGQVRVVAYSGENDALAWAVQSGRFGSVETSVNFADQWSARHVLPDAAARGLGVIAKRPLANAPWRHAERPVGQYVETYWVRAQALGLDPRALPWDEFALRFSAFQPGVSSVIAGTARVENLERNARALAAGPLPADLLAEVDAAWAREGQGWGGEV from the coding sequence ATGGAACGCAGAACGTTTGGAACGACCGGCCTGACCGTGAGCGTGCTGGGCCTGGGGGCGGGGCAGGTGGGTGCGGACGACGTAAGTGACGCGGACGCTGAGCGGCTGCTGCACCGGGCGCTCGATCTGGGCGTCACGCTGATCGACACGGCCCGCGGGTACGGCCGCAGTGAGGAGCGCATCGGGCGGTTCCTGAGTGGGCGCCGTGATGAGTTCGTGCTGTCCACGAAAGGCGGGTACGGCGTGGACGGCGTGCCGGACTGGACGCCGGAGTGCCTGCGGCTGGGCATCGAGCGGGCCCTGCGGACGTTGCGCACTGACGTAATTGACGTCTTCCACCTGCACTCCTGCCCGCTGGATACCCTGCAGCGTGACGACCTGCTGGGCGCACTGGACGCCGCGCGCGACGCCGGTCAGGTGCGCGTCGTCGCGTACAGCGGCGAGAACGACGCGCTCGCGTGGGCCGTGCAGAGCGGCCGTTTCGGCAGCGTCGAGACGAGCGTGAATTTCGCGGACCAGTGGAGCGCGCGGCACGTCCTGCCGGACGCGGCGGCGCGTGGGCTGGGCGTCATCGCGAAACGGCCGCTCGCGAACGCGCCGTGGCGGCACGCCGAACGCCCGGTCGGGCAGTACGTGGAGACGTACTGGGTACGCGCGCAGGCCCTCGGTCTCGACCCGCGCGCGCTGCCGTGGGACGAGTTCGCGTTGCGCTTCAGTGCGTTCCAGCCGGGCGTGTCGAGCGTCATTGCGGGCACCGCGCGCGTGGAGAACCTGGAGCGGAACGCGCGGGCGCTGGCGGCCGGCCCGCTGCCGGCGGACCTGCTGGCCGAGGTGGACGCCGCGTGGGCCCGCGAGGGGCAGGGCTGGGGCGGCGAGGTCTGA